The Anaerolineales bacterium genome segment CACGAATCCCTCTGCGTTGAGTTTGGTAACGCCGAAACGTTTGGGATCCGGGACTTCCTTCACCCAGGCGATGGCCTCCCCGTCCTCTTTCAAGGCATGGACGAGATCGGTCTCGATGAGCGTGTCCACGAAAGCTATCAACACCGGCCCTTCGAGACCCTCCCGGGCCAGCCAAATTGCATGGGATTGGCCCAACATTTCCTCTTGCAGCACGAAGCGGGCCTTGAGATGCGGATAGCATTCCGCCACGAATTCGCGGACCTGGTCGCCCAGGTAGCCGACGATGAAAACCACCTCGTCGATTTGATCGAGATCCTGGAACATGTCGAGCACGTGACCCAGCACGGGTTTGCCCGCTACGGAAACGAGCGGCTTGGGTTTCGACCAGGTGTGAGGACGCAAGCGGGTGCCGTAGCCGGCCATAGGGATAACGATCTTCATAACGACGGCTTCTCCTCGTGCCAGGAGGTCGCCTGCTGATATGCATGGGCGGCCTGGAACAGCACAGCCTCACTCAGATGGGGAGCCTTCAACTGCATCCCGACCGGCAAACCTTCTGCATCGAAACCCACGTTGAAGGCGATCCCGGGCACACCCGCAAGGTTTGCCGGCAAAGTGAAAACGTCCTCGAGATACATGGACAGTGGATCGTCGCCGTGTTCGCCGATGCGAAAGGCGGTCGTCGGTGCCACGGGGCAGGCGATCATGTCGACCGACTTGAAAGCGGCATCGAAGTCGCCCTTGATCAGCGTGCGGACTTTTTGAGCCTGTCCGTAGTATGCATCGTAGTAGCCGGCGGAAAGTGCGTAGGTGCCGAGCATGATTCGCCGCTTGACCTCCGGACCAAACAGTGCGCCGCGTGTGGCGAGATACTGCTCCAGCAGTTCGTCGGATTCGATACGCGGGCCGAAGCGCACGGCGTCGTAGCGGGCCAGGTTCGCCGAAGCTTCGGCCGGCGCGATCAGGTAGTATACGGGTAGTGCCAGGTCGGTGTGTGGCAGACTGATTTCATGAATAGTGACACCGAGCGCTTTGAACACGTCCACGGCGGCGCGCACCTTCTCTTCCACCTCGGGCTGAATGCCCTCGATGAAGTATTCTTTGGGCACGCCGATGCGCAATCCTTTCAGGTCTGCATCCTGCAGGTCGATCTCGGGCACATCGACGGGCATGCAGGTCGAATCGAGCAGGTCGTGTCCGGCGATGGCTGTGAAGACGGGCAAAAAATCGGCGGCGGAGCGCGCCAGGCCGCCGATTGTGTCGAGAGAAGATCCGTAGGCGATCAAGCCGTAGCGCGAGACGCGTCCGTAGGACGTCTTCAATCCGGTAACCCCGCAGAACGAAGCCGGCTGGCGGATGGAGCCGCCGGTGTCGCTGCCCAGTGCGGCGTAACACATGCGCGCCGCGACGGCCGCCGCGGAACCACCGGACGAACCACCGGGGACTCGCTCGAGATCCCAGGGATTATGGGTGGGGCCGAAGGCGGAATTCTCTGTCGAAGAGCCCATGGCGAATTCGTCCGTGTTGGTTTTTCCCAGTACGACGACTCCGTCATCGAGTAAGCGTTGTACGCTGGTTGCGGTGTACGGTGGGCGGAAGCCTTCAAGGATTTTCGAGCCGCAGGTCGTGGGGATGTCCTTCGTGCAGAGCACGTCCTTCACGGCGATGGGTATGCCCAGCAAGGGCGGTGGGGAATCCCCACCTTGTTCTCGCCAGGTCTTCAATTTTTGATCTGCGGCCTGAGCTTGCTGTAGGGCAAGATCGGGCGTTTGTTCCAGGAAGGCGTTCACCTTCGGTTCGAGTGCCTGCATGCGTTCCAGGCAGGCGCGGGTCAATTCGACGGAGGAGGCTTTACCGCTGCGTAATGTGTCTACAGCTTCAAGCAGGGAAAGGTCGGTAAGAGCAGTCATGGATATGTCTAAACCTGTAAACGGCGCACAGGCCGCAGTTATTCTTCGTCAAACACCGGTGGGACGCGGAACATACCATTTTCTTGGGAGGGCGCGTTTTGCAAGATGACGTCCCGTGGTGGGCCCGGACGAACAGCGTCCTCACGGAGCGGCGCTTGCAGCGGGAGTACGGTTGCGGTCGGCGGGATGTCCGCCGTGTCGACTTCGTTCAAACGGGATGCGTAATCCAGGATGGCGGAAAGCTGCTCGCTGTAGCGCTTTTCTTCCGCGGGCGTCAAGCGCAAGCGGGCCAGTGTCGCGATGTGTCGAACTTCTTCGATGGTGATTGCCATAATAGGGACATTATAGCAGAGGGGTACGGGATAAGAACATGCTTATCGAGCAGGTTTCAGATGGTTCGGGGCTTTACGAAGAAGGGGCCGAATCGACGTGTTCGTTGGGTGGGAGCGGACTTGGCGCCCCGTCGAGGTACACATCGACGAGCGTGGCGCCGAACTCGCTCAAGGCGACATCCACCATCCCGCCCGGGAGAATCCGGATCGTCGGGATGAGCGCATTCTCGCAATCTTCAATCATCACCGTCGTATCGTCAAAAGCCATTGTTGCCATGTTGATTTGTACAGTGCCTTTCCTTTACTCGTGCGTTCTTACTGATTTGTACCATGCGAGTGTTAGGGAATTGTTAAAGATAGAGCGGGAGTGCGTTTTATCGCACTCCCGCAGTTCTCGGCGCGCATAGCGACCTGCGGCGAAATGTCCCGCCGCAAGCGAAAAAGTCATTTACGAGTCGATCAACTCGACCTTGATGATCTTCGCCCCCAGTTCGTTGACGGCAAGATCGACCATACCGCCGGGCTCGATTTCGACGTAGCGGCTGTCCTCCAGGTGTTGGACTTTAATACTGACCGGCGCGTCGAGTTCGAGGGGAGCAATTTTGTCCTGACCGACTTCGATTTGCGTAAGGGTGTTCCAATTGATCATCGTATACTCCTGCTCACTATCATTGTATGCCGGGCAAGGTTTCGAAATCCTTACAAACCCCATACAGAAATTAACGATCTTTAAAGATGAAAGAGGGGGCCGGAAGTCTACTTTGGCGAACATAGCGGCGAACTACGGGGAAGAGTCGTCTCCGAGCTGCACTTGAAACAAATGTCCGAGCAAGTTCATCCGCCAGACCATCGCCGGTGAGCGGCTGAGGCGAACGAGACGCATCTCGTAGATGAGACCCGTGAGATCGGCGTGCGTTACTTTCTCATTCTCGATGAAGAACACGTTTGCTTCACCGGGCGTCGGCCACAGGCCGTAGTAAAGATGGCCAGAACCATCCGGCAGGCGGCCGTAGGAGAGGTTGTAGGCGCGCACCTTCAAGTAAGAAATCGAATCCAGCAGTCGGCCGCCAGGGGACAACAGACGCACTTCGTCGCCGGTGTCGTTCAGGGCGATGCGCGTTTGCGAGCGGAAGAACACGGCGAAGGCGCCGGGTGGTATGCGGACGTCGGGCAAGGTGTAGGGCTTTGAACCACCGTCGGCGATGTCGTCGAGCATGAACCCGCCCAGATCGACGCCGTGCGGCCCAACGTTGTACAGCTCGATGAACTCATCCTCCAGACTGCGTCCTTCCTTTCCTTCCCAATCGTAGTGCGGACGGATGAGCACTTCGTTGATGACCACCTTCCCCGGAATCCAGGTGGGGACCGGTGTGGGGTAAAACAGCGAATTGGTCGTCCCCGGCGTGCCGGCGATGGGACCACCGGCGGCGTCGCGTCCCCTGCCGTAATAGCCCGTGAACGTGCCCCAGTTCCCGAATCGATCGGTACCGCCGCGGCGTTCCATGCTCCTGTGTGAGGCACTGTCGCCGGCCGGCCACCCGCCGCCATCGCCGTTTGCGCTGTCGATCGTACGGCCCGCGGCGTCGTACAAGAACAGGCGCTCGCCGCTGTTGTTCAGGTTCCCGGAGTAAATCTGTTGCGCGGCGATATCGGACACGCAGTTGTCGTCGGTGCGCTCGAGCAGGAAGAAGCCGAAGGAGGCGATTTCTCCCGCCAGTGAGATGTGAACATCGCCGCCGTCACTGAGCGTCCAGCCGCTGAGGTCGATGGCCTCGGGGCCCGGGTTGTGCAGTTCGATCCACTCGTCGCTGGATGAAGCGGCGGTTCCGGACCAGGCGATCTCGTTGATCAGCACGGATCCGGCCGCAAGCGGCGTGGATTCCGTCGTGGGGTATTCACTCGCCGTCGGCGTCGGGGTGGCCGTGGGCAGGAAAAAGGAATTCGTTTGCCGGGGGGTCCCGTAGATCGGGTTGAACGCCGCATCTCGTCCCCAACCGCCGGTTCCGCTGTAACTGCCCCAATTGCCGGGTAGATCCTCCCCGCCGCGGCGCTCCATGCTGATGCGTCCGCCGGCCTCTCCCGCCGGCCAGCCGCCCGGGTAGTTGGCGCTGTCGATCAGCGTTCCGGCAGGATCGCGCAGGCGCAGGTTTTCGCCGTTGTTGTTCAAGCCGCCGGCGTAGATTTGATCGGCGTCGATGTTGGAGACCGTGGCATCGTCCGTGCGTTCGAGCAGGAAGAAGCCGTGTGCGGAGATGGTGCCTTCCAGCGAGATGTTGATGTCGCCGCCGTCGCTGAGGCGCCAGCCCGAAAGCTGGATGGCCTGCGAACTTGTGTTGAGCAGCTCGATCCACTCGTCGTAGGCGCTTGCCTGCGTCCCCGACCAGGCGATTTCGTTGATCAGAATCGTCTGTGCGGGGAAGGCGGTCGGCGGAGCGGGCACGGTCGCGCTCGCGGTTGGTGAGGTTTCCAGGGTTGCGCTCGGGGATGCGGTTGCGCTGGACGTCTCTGAAGGGGTTGCGTTCGTCGTCGTTGTGGTGGACGCGGTTGGGGACGGCGCTGCGCTTTCCGTGATCGTCGCTGTGACCGTGGAAGCCGCCGTTGGCGTGGCTGACGCCGTGGATGAGGGAAGCGCCGTCGCGGTGCAGGTTGCCGTTTCGGTCGAGTCGGTGGACGGAGTCGACGTGCTCGCTTCGGTGGGCACGGGTGTATCGCTCGGCGGCAAGGGAGTCGATGTGACGCTGACGAGTGGTGCAGGTGTAACGGCCGTAGATTTGGGAACGGCCGTGGGTGTGGCGCTCGCGGCGGGCGTGGGTGAGTCAATCGTTGCCTGCGCCAGGGATGTGAATCCGACGAGCGAGCTGGAAACGATGCTGATGATGAGACCGGCCACGAGCAGCCCGCTGGCCGGCAGACAGAGACGATGCCGTTGGGTCATTTTATTCCCCCTGGGACCCGCGATGTATCGGAACAAGGCTACTATAAGGCAGTGAGTGAGGCGGTGTCAAATCATGGGGTATGACTTCGGAGGAAGGTTTGATATGATGGACGGGAAAGCCAGCGATTCGTTGATCGGCTCGAAAGAAAGCAGAGGGCAGGAGGGCAGACAAGATGCAAACCGTATGGTTGACCGTCATGGCGATCGTTTCGGCGTTGATCCATATACGCGCCGAATACCTCGGCCCCGATTGGCAGATCTACGTTTTCAAACCACTGACGATGGTGTTCGTTTTGCTGATTGCCGTCCGGGCGGAGAAAACCACATCGCCTCGATACAAGCGCATGATCGCACTGGGATTGGGCTTGTCCCTGATCGGCGACGTGCTCTTGATGCTGCCGGTGGACTTGTTCCTGCCGGGATTGATCGTGTTCCTCCTGGCACACGTGGTCTACTTGACCGCATTCTGGATCGACAGTCCCCACGGACGAGGTCCGGGCTGGGCGCCGATTCCGTACGTGCTCTACGCAGTCGTCGTGTACAGCTTGCTCCTGCCCGGCCTGGAAGAGATGACGATTCCCGTGCTCGTGTACGTCATCATCATCAACTGGATGGGTTGGTTTGCGCTGCGGCGCTGGTTGATGCTGCGCCAGGCGGCAGCAGGTATGGCGGCCGCCGGGGCGGTGTTCTTCATATTCTCCGACACCGTGCTTGCGCTGAACCGCTTCCTGCAGCCCTTCGAGACCGCGACCGCACTGGTGCTGGTCAGCTACTACGTCGCACAGTGGCTTCTGGCGCGGTCGGTCGAATCGGGCGCCGGCCTGGGGAATGGAATCCCCCAATGAGGGGCTCGATGTTGGCAAGGATCGCCCTCTCGGCCGCGACCCTGTTTCTGGCTGTCCTGGCCTGCGATCTTGCGGATCTATCTCCGT includes the following:
- the gatA gene encoding Asp-tRNA(Asn)/Glu-tRNA(Gln) amidotransferase subunit GatA, translated to MTALTDLSLLEAVDTLRSGKASSVELTRACLERMQALEPKVNAFLEQTPDLALQQAQAADQKLKTWREQGGDSPPPLLGIPIAVKDVLCTKDIPTTCGSKILEGFRPPYTATSVQRLLDDGVVVLGKTNTDEFAMGSSTENSAFGPTHNPWDLERVPGGSSGGSAAAVAARMCYAALGSDTGGSIRQPASFCGVTGLKTSYGRVSRYGLIAYGSSLDTIGGLARSAADFLPVFTAIAGHDLLDSTCMPVDVPEIDLQDADLKGLRIGVPKEYFIEGIQPEVEEKVRAAVDVFKALGVTIHEISLPHTDLALPVYYLIAPAEASANLARYDAVRFGPRIESDELLEQYLATRGALFGPEVKRRIMLGTYALSAGYYDAYYGQAQKVRTLIKGDFDAAFKSVDMIACPVAPTTAFRIGEHGDDPLSMYLEDVFTLPANLAGVPGIAFNVGFDAEGLPVGMQLKAPHLSEAVLFQAAHAYQQATSWHEEKPSL
- the gatC gene encoding Asp-tRNA(Asn)/Glu-tRNA(Gln) amidotransferase subunit GatC gives rise to the protein MAITIEEVRHIATLARLRLTPAEEKRYSEQLSAILDYASRLNEVDTADIPPTATVLPLQAPLREDAVRPGPPRDVILQNAPSQENGMFRVPPVFDEE
- a CDS encoding lamin tail domain-containing protein — encoded protein: MPAPPTAFPAQTILINEIAWSGTQASAYDEWIELLNTSSQAIQLSGWRLSDGGDINISLEGTISAHGFFLLERTDDATVSNIDADQIYAGGLNNNGENLRLRDPAGTLIDSANYPGGWPAGEAGGRISMERRGGEDLPGNWGSYSGTGGWGRDAAFNPIYGTPRQTNSFFLPTATPTPTASEYPTTESTPLAAGSVLINEIAWSGTAASSSDEWIELHNPGPEAIDLSGWTLSDGGDVHISLAGEIASFGFFLLERTDDNCVSDIAAQQIYSGNLNNSGERLFLYDAAGRTIDSANGDGGGWPAGDSASHRSMERRGGTDRFGNWGTFTGYYGRGRDAAGGPIAGTPGTTNSLFYPTPVPTWIPGKVVINEVLIRPHYDWEGKEGRSLEDEFIELYNVGPHGVDLGGFMLDDIADGGSKPYTLPDVRIPPGAFAVFFRSQTRIALNDTGDEVRLLSPGGRLLDSISYLKVRAYNLSYGRLPDGSGHLYYGLWPTPGEANVFFIENEKVTHADLTGLIYEMRLVRLSRSPAMVWRMNLLGHLFQVQLGDDSSP
- a CDS encoding lysoplasmalogenase translates to MQTVWLTVMAIVSALIHIRAEYLGPDWQIYVFKPLTMVFVLLIAVRAEKTTSPRYKRMIALGLGLSLIGDVLLMLPVDLFLPGLIVFLLAHVVYLTAFWIDSPHGRGPGWAPIPYVLYAVVVYSLLLPGLEEMTIPVLVYVIIINWMGWFALRRWLMLRQAAAGMAAAGAVFFIFSDTVLALNRFLQPFETATALVLVSYYVAQWLLARSVESGAGLGNGIPQ